Part of the Gemmatimonadota bacterium genome, AAATCTTCAATTCTCCCAACTTTCGGGCGGGTTATGGCGTTCAACGCCTCTGAGAATTTTGTATAAACGACTTTAGCTCTCGTTAAATTGTATCGGGTGGCATTAGTATCGAGAACAAGATCGTACACAAGCCAGGCGACTTCAGCTTCAGATTTTGGTACCTCTGTGAGGTCGGGGAGCGTCTTGTAAAAACCACTGTCCAAGGCCACCGCCATTTTCTTATTCCAAGCCTGAATAATACCTCCCTTAAACATAAGTTGAGGAGCTAAACGCTTTCGAGAGGATGAGAGGAAATCGGGACGAGGATAGTTAGGTTGGCGCGTCCAGTCCATTGAGGCATTCGCCTTGCAATCCGACATGTAATGGGTAAATGGATTTCTTACATTTCCAGAAATATATACAGCCTGAATTTCTAAAGAGCCAAAGTCGTACACTCTACCATCGCGGTCATAAGCAACCAACACCACATCAATATTCCCCGCAGACCTACCGTCAAAATCGGCCAATCTTACTTCGGTCAATGAAGTCCAGGCGGCTCCTTCTGGAAAGAAGAAATCCGCGGCATCATCAGCGACAAGCCAATCTTCTCGAAATCGGACAGGGCAGGTGATGACTGCACCCTCTCTGTTGTAAATACTACAGACTCCCAGGGGATCCTTTGCCTTGTCCTTAGTGCAGTTGGGAATTTGATTATTGAAAGGGCAGAGTTTGTTTCTACGATAGCGTATTGCTTTGGGGCTAAAATCTGTTGGCAAATGACCGAATACCTCTGCCAATGGCTGATTCTCTTTTTGCATACTTTTCCTTCATTGATAGACCATTGTCAAATCCACATTAAACATATAGATAGAAAAAAACGACCTGTCAACAGAAAAGCCGTGAATCTCAAGCACCAGAACTCGCTCTTTCCTCCGCTTCGATCAGCGCGGCGACATCTATGCGCCCCGCATTGTGCGGGGGTTGCATAATAGCCTGCTGAAGCGGTGTCAACTCATCCATAAACGGCGCGTATTTCGCGGGATCATTGCCACTGGGCGGGTTGACATATCCCCCTGCGGCATAGCGATACAATAAGGTCCGTCGCTCGTGATCCGCAGTCCAGGGCATCGCGCCATGTGTCAACGCTTCGGTAAAAATTACCGCCGATCCCGCCTTCATGGGAATATGCTTGAAACAACCCAGGTCCCGCTCCATTCGGCGCACATCCGTCGGACATTCAAAATTGGCCTTGTGACTGCCGGGAATACACACAAATCCGCCATCGCCGGGATTGACATCGGCGAGTTGATAACACACGGCAATCAGATTATTCCACATCTTCCCATCCTTGCAAAAGTACATATGTCCGCCCAAAAACCCACCCCCACCGTGAAGCAAATGCCCTTCTGCTCCTCTGGTCATGCTAATCCCATTAGCATTGCCATAGCGAAATCCATTGCCGATCATATCGAGCATATAGTGCATCGTTGGCAAATGAGATAGCAAATCACGGAAGGGCTGGCACCACGGCTTTGGCCATCTCAGAATACTCCCGATATCCCCTCGTCCATGTGATCCTTCCAGTGCGATAGAAACCTCGCCGCCATGTCTGCCCACACCGCCCGACAACCTATCCTCCCCCTCTCGAATCCGTATTCTGTCTCGATTGTGATCAATCGCCTCATTGAGGGCTGCGACCTGATCGGGAGATAAAATGTCCTCCACTACCAGATATCCATTCACATCAAAAAAATACTTCTCATAAATATCCATAACAACCTCCTTAAACGAATAGACGAATCAACGAATCAACGAACCCCGCCCGTCCTCCCAAAATCAGTGTGTAATTTCCTGAATGGGTCTGGCAACGACCCGTTGTACCCCGCCCACGCTCTTTATTGTATTAAAACCATAAATTTTAAGTTGAAAACTTCTGACCTTCGCCCTATTTTGCCCCGTCATTAAAATGCTTTACACTGGAGGATTCATGTTTGGTCTGCACATCTACGACGTGGTCACACTTGGCATTTATCTCGTGGGCATCACCACCATCGGCCTCATTTCGTCTCGAGGAGTCAAAGGCACACTCGATTATTTTATGGGCGGGCGCAAGTTTGGCAAAGCCGTGCTCATCATGCATGCCTTTGGCACCGGAACCCACACCGATGCCGCTGTCAATGTCGTCGGAGCATCTTACAAAATGGGGATGCGCGGGATATGGTATGCCTGGCTGCCCCTGTTTTGCACCCCGTTTTACTGGATCATGATGCCCCTTTTCAGGCGTATGCGTTATATCACCACAGGCGACTTTTTTGACGAGCGTTTTGGCAAAGGACTCGGCCCGGCATATACGGCCTTTGGCGTTATCTTCTACGTGCTCGCCATGGGTATTATGCTCGAAGGCACGGGAAAAATGGCAAGCGGGATTACCGGCGGTGTGCTCAGCACAGAGACCTGCATCATTGTCATGACAATTTTATTTGTATCTTATGGCCTCTTAGGCGGCCTGCAAGCCGCTGTAATCACAGACTTTATTCAGGGCATATTCGTCATCGTCCTGTCTTTTTTGCTCTGCCCTTTTCTGCTCGATCAGGTCGGTGGTTTTACCGGACTACATCAAACATTGCCACAGGACGTCTTTGGACTCACTGCGCCCGATGATCCACCGCCCGGCTACGATCGCATCTCCGTCGCATTTGTCATCATACTCACCATCAATACCCTGTTCAACATCCCCGGACAACCCCACTGCATGGAAATGGGCGGATCTGGCAAAACAGAATGGGAAGGCCGCGTCGGATTTACCTATGGCAACATGATCAAACGCTTTTGCACCATCGCCTGGGCGTTTATCGGCGTGGGCGCCATGGTCATATATCCCAACATAGACGATCCCGAACTCGTCTTTGGCATGGCAACGCGCGACCTGCTGCCCGTTGGTCTCGTCGGTGTCATGCTGGCATCCATGCTCGCAGCCGTTATGTCTTCTTGCGACTCGTTTATGGTCGCTGGATCGGCACTCTTTGTCGAAAATATTTACAAACCCTATTTTGCGCGAAAAAAAGAAGACCACCACTATCTCAATGCAGGGCGAATTATGGGCATCCTCATGGTCATCGCGGGCATCGTGGTAACGGAAATTTTTAGTAGCGTGGTCGAATTGTGGCGCTTTCTCTCGGCACTTCCCGCCTTCTGGGGCATCGCCGTATGGGGCGGCATCTTGTGGCGCCGGTGCAATGGGTACGGCGCGTGGGCTGGCCTGATCAGTTCTGCCCTCGTGTGGTGGATTACCCGCAACTATTTTCACCTGGAATTCATGGAACAGGTGACCTGGTACCTCAGCACAGGCGTTCTACTCACCATTATCGTAAGCCTATCTACACCCCAGCAGCCCAAAGCACTGCTCGACAAATTCTACACCACCTTGCACACACCCGTAGGACAAGAAGACAAGCTCAGAGCACTGGGTTACGAAGTTCGAGATTGACAAACCCATTCCGATTTCACAAATGGCCATACAAACAGACATATCCCGGGAAACCCATCCCGATGTACAGGATCGAGGGATCACGGTACGCGCGGTAATGCTCGGTATCTTGACCATTGCCCTCATGACGATCTACATCACGCATTTTGCGTGGAACATGATCAAAAACTACATGCCCGTATCGGCTCTGATCCCCTTTGTCGCCTGGGTCGGCATCAACGCCATACTCAAACTCGTCGCGCCAAAACGCGCCTTATCGCGCACGGAAATGTTGACCATCTTCTTCATGGTCTGGCTCGTGGGCAACCTGCCCACCACGGGCTGGGCGGGCTATCTCCTGGGCAACATCTCTGCCCCGGTACACCTCGCATCGCCCGAAAACCGCGTGGGCGATGTCATTGCCCCCCTGCTGCCCGACTGGCTCTTTATGCAAAAATCGCCCGTGGTCATAGGGCAACTTTATGGAGGATTAGAACCCAACACAGCTATTCCCTGGCAACCGTGGATCCGCCCTCTCTTCTGGTGGACTGCCGCCTGTTTATCCGTGGTCATGGCCGGTTTTTTCTGCAGCGTCTTATTCTTCAAACAGTGGCATGAAAAAGAGCGTCTCACCTTTCCTATGGCCACCTTCCCCACCGAAATGTTGCGAGAAGAACCCGGCTATCGCCTGCCCGTCGTCTTTCACGCTCCCCTGTTTTGGGTGGGATTTGGCATTTCTGTCTTTGTAATCTGCTGGAATATCGCGGGTTATTTTGTCCACACCCTGCCGCATATTCCCATCTACGACCTCGCTGGACAAATGGCGATAAACATCGGCTATCACTATCCAAGATATTTTTTACGCATGCAACCTTTGATAATGGGGCTGGCATATTTGTGCCCGCTCGACTTGCTCTTCAGCTTCTGGTTTTACAATGTCCTCAATATTATCAAAGAGGGGCTGATGAACCAAACAGGCATCACAGTGGGGTTACAGGGACAGCAAGCGACACCGGCAGAAATACTCAGCTTCGAATCCCACGGCGCACTCGTTTTTCTCGTCGCCTGGTCGCTCTGGGTATCGCGCAAACACCTCAAAAACACCCTCGAATGTGCGATGATGAGCAACCGAGCCGCAGATGATGGAACACCAGTCACCTATCGAACCGCCTGGCTCGGCCTCGCGGCTTCGGTCATATTCCTCGCGGGCTGGTGTCTGGCCGCAGGCATGGAACTGTGGGCAACCATAGTGCAACTCATCTTGATGTTCATCGCGCTATTCGGCGTTGCCAAATACGCCGCAGCAACCGGATTCACCTTTTTATCCCCCGGAAGTACCGGCGGACTCGGTGCCGATAAGGGAGGCAATGTGTGGATGCAAATGGGCGGCACGGCCAACATGTCGCCCGGCACACTCACGACAATCTGGATGATCAACCGCAATGGCTTCGCCGGTATGCCCATTCGCCTCACCGCCACCATGTCTGTCCCCCACTACTTTCGCATGCTGGGCAACCACCTCAAGAGGCACCCCATAGTCTGGGCCATTATTCCCATCGCCTACATCACGGGCTGCATCACTACCGCTACCGATTCGCTCTATCGCAGCTACATGGACGGCGGAATGAACGGACCGCTCTATTTGGGCGACTGGAACCATCTCGTGCGCCTGGTCCCTTATGTGGAAGGCTCGACAATACTCTACTTCGACATCGAAAAATTGGGTGTGTGGCTCTGGGGATTTGCGATAGCGGGTTTTTTGACTTACATACGCACGCGCTTTTCGTGGTGGCCCTTTAATCCCGTAGCCATTGCCTTTCCCACCCGCCGCTATGGTTTTAGTCTGCTCGTTGTGTGGGCGACCAAGGCACTCATCATGCGCTTTGGCGGCGTCGCGCTCTACCGCAAATCCCTGCCCTTCTGGTATGGCCTCATGATCGGCTACTTGCTTGGCGTTGGCATCTCTACAGGTGTCGATGCCATCTGGTTTCCCGACGCAGGCCATATTGTGCATGGATGGTAATATCTATTCGTCCATCATCGCCTCTATCCTCGCCCGATAGCGCTCATTATCTTCAGGCCATTCAACGACCTCAGAATCCGGCGCATTATTCTCGGGCAACCATTGCGATAGAAGTTCTTTGACCTCGCGCAGTCCCGGACTATGCGCCAGATTTTCCCATTCCATCTCGTCATGTCTGTGATCGTAAAGCTCTTCTGACCCATCTGCATAAAGGATATATCGCCAGCGCTCAGACCGTATGGCATGATTGCCACGCCCGTGTGTAGTGATTGCGGGAAAGGGCCAGTTGCGATTGGGATTTTCCATCAGTGGCACCAGACTTCTGCCTTCCAATCCACTGCGATCAGACAAGCCGCACAACGCAATCAGCGTGGGATAAATATCGATCAATCCCACGGGTTCTGAACAGGTGCCGGGCGAATAACCCGGAGCCGAAATAAGCAAGGGCACGCGCGTGGCCTCTTCCCACAACGTACTCTTTTTCCAGTGGCTTTTTTCGCCCAAATGCCACCCGTGATCTGCCCACAAAACAATCGCTGTATTCTCTGCATAAGCACTTGCATCCAGTGCATCTATCAATCGTCCAATTTGCGTATCCACAAAACTGATGCACGCCAGATAACACCGAATCGCTTCTTTCCATTGCCCTGCTTCTACGATACGCGCATGCGGTTTTTGATTCGCCCATCGCTGCGCGATTGCGGGAACATCGTCCAGATCATTTGCCAGTGTCTCGGGTAAATGGAGATCATCCAGTTCATAAGCCTCTATATATTTCCTCGGCACATGCCACATCAGATGCGGCAGCTTAAATCCACACGTTAAAAAGAAGGGTTTGTCATGCCTGGTCCCCAATTGCTCAACACAATAACTCACAGCCCTGTAATCCTGCATATCTTCATCGGCAACATCCATCGGTCCCCAGTCCAGATTGCCCATACCCACCATGCCATTTACGGAATGATGATCGGGTCCCGCGCCGGAATGCGACTGATTGAACAAACTCGGCACATAAGAATCCCACGACATGGGATCGGGAAATTTTCCGTGATATACCTTGCCGCTGCCCGTAGTGAAATAGCCATTTTGCCGAAAGTGCTGCGGCAAAGTCACGCAATTTTTTCCCGCTTCCGAAAATCTGAGCGGTTGTCGATTGTTATAAACACCCGTAGTAGATGGCCTCAATCCACTCATCAAACTCGCCCGCGACGGATTGCAAATCGGCGCCTGACAATACGCGCGTTCAAATACTGTACACCGCTCGGCCAACCGATTAAAATGAGGAGTCACTGCATTTGGAGCGCGATCCAAAAATCCCACATAGTGATTTAAATCATCGAATGAAATGAACAACACATTTGGTCGATTTTCTTGTACCATAGTCTCACCCCTATTAGTTTACCATACCGCCCAATTTTTAATTTTTAATTTTACATTTTCAATCTTACATTTTTGCGCCTTGTTGGACAACTACAGGAGGTCTTCCGATGAACGCGATTGCCGTCATAGGAACGGGCTATATCGGTGGCGAACACATCAAAGCCATCTCAGCGCATCCCAATGCACATTTGCGAACAATATGTACAACCCCGCGCAGCGAACAGATCGCAAAAGACCTGCAAGTGACATATGGCGCAGATAAAATCTCGACACAATACGAAAACGTCCTATCCGATTCCGAAATCGACATCATTTATCTCTGCACGCCCAACTCACAACACGTAGATCAAGCCGTCGCCGCGCTCGACGCGGGCAAGCACGTCTTTGTGGAAAAACCCCTCGCCGTTACAGTTGAAGACTGTCAAAAAATCGTCGATGCAGCCAAACGATCCGGGCAACAAGTTATGGTTGGCCACGGCGCGCGATTTAGCAACGTATTTGAAACCATTTACCACCTCATTCACAACGGCACGCTGGGAGAAGCCTGTTTTGTAGAAGGCGACTACATCCACGATCTCAAACCCTTCCTGCCACTGCCCGGTCACGACTGGTGGATGGACACGGAAAAAGAAGGCCAACTGCCCATTATCGGAGGGGCCTGCCATCCTCTGGACCTCATGCGCTGGCTCGCCGGAGAAATCGTTGAGGTCAGCGCGTATGGCGTAAACAAAAATATTCCCGATGCGCCCTGGTACGACACGGTTATTGCGAACTTAAAATTTGAATCTGGCGCCTTGGGCAAATGCCTGGTCTCCTGCGGCGCAGAAATTCCCTACAACCTCAACTTCAGCTATCACGGCACCAGAGGCTCCATTCACAACAACAAACTCTTCATCGGCGGTATGCCCCATGTAGAAGAATGGTCTGAACTCCCAATTGAAATCCGCGCAGAAGACCATACCTGCCCCCAGGAACTCGACCACTTTTTGACCTGTATTGAAAGTGGCGAAAAACCACTGATTGACGCGGTTGATGGTGCGCGATCCGTCGCCGTATGCTGTGCCATCATTGAATCCATCGAAAATAATCGTCCGGCAACTGTCTTTCTGGATTTTTAGACTTATGAATAATCGCACAAGTAGCATCCGCATGCGCCTTTCTCTTAGAGAACCGCTACCCGAATACACAGCCCCCCAAGGCTTCACAATTCGCGCGCTTCAACCCGGCGAAGAAGAAGAATGGATTCGCATGAAGAATGAGGCTTTTGGTGAAGAAGGTGGAAACCCCTGGACCATCGACAATTTTCACGCCACATTCACCCGCGAACCGTGCTGCGACTACAAACGCATTTTTATCGCCCTCAGAGGCGATTATATGGTAGCAACTGCCAGCGCGTGGGAAGCCTATTACGGAGGAAAATCAGTTGGCCTCATCCACTGGGTTGGTACCGATCCCAAATACAGAGGACATGGACTCGGTTATGCCCTTACACTTCGCGCCCTCAAAGAACTCGTTGCCCGCGGGTATGCCGATGCCTATCTCAACACAGCCCTCTGGCGCGAACCCGCTGTGCGCCTCTACAAACGCCTGGGCTTTCGCATCACCCCCAAAACCGAAGACACCTGATCAACCTATCCAGTAAACGGAGAAAGCAATGAAAACACCTATACGCATTTTGCTCGTCGGTTGCGGGCGCATGGCTTTAGGCCATGCCAGCGGTTTGAAATCATTGAAAGAACTCGGCATCATTGTCGCCGGTGTTGATCCGTCCGAAGAGGCACGCAATAATCTAAAAACCCAATATGGTGTGTCAACTACCTTTGACAACCTCGACGATGCGCTTGCAAACGCAGAAGCCGATGCTGCAATCATTGCCGTGCCCAACTTTCTGCACCGCGATTATACCATTGCCTGCCTGGAAAAGGAGTTGCACACCCTCATCGAAAAGCCCATGGCCCTTACCCTCGCAGATGTCGATGATATGATCGCTACCGCCGAAGCCAAAGGGAAATTGCTCATGTCCGGACAGAGCCAGCGTTTTTCAACAGCGATTCGCCAGGTCAAAAAACTACTCGAAGAAAATGCAGTGGGAAAAATTCGCCACGTCATCCACCGCAGGCTTGGATCGGGACGCGGCGGCGACGAAAATAGCTGGTTTGCGCGTCAAAAATTATCGGGCGGCATTCTCCCTGGCATTGGCGTTCACTCGCTCGATGTACTCTTGTGGTGGATGGATGAAAAAGCCGTATCCGTCTCGGCAATCGTGCAAAATATCGATCCACACCCCGATATCGACATCGAAGACGAAGTCTCCCTCATCGCCACAACAGAAAGCAATGCCATCCTCAACTGCGCCCTCTCATTTCACCATCGTGCCGGTACGGAATGGATCGTAATGGGCGATGAAGGCGTCATTCACCTCAACGGCACCAGCGGACCTTTATTGCTCAATGGAAAAGAACAGCACATACCCGAAACCGTTCACCTCGCTGGCGAGCACAATATACATCTCGAATTTCTCTCAGCTATCCGCGACAACCGCCCCCTCGCGCAAGCATCAGCGCAAGATGTACACAAAACAATGGCACTCATCTTTGCGGCAATGGAATCGGGAAAAACTGGAAAAACTGTATCCGTTTCCACATAGCCCAGTCCTCACAAAGCCTATTGCCTCACTGCCCGCCATCTCGCTGTGCCATATTCGCGCTGATTCAACGGCCCGGGGGCAGACTGTCCCGAACTGCCCATTTCAACTTCGCCGCTCATTTCGCCACCCGACATCGTTCCCACAAACCGATAAGACAGATGGGTCCCCTCAAAACGATGCTGGCTCGTAAATGCGATTTTATCCCCATTCACCGAGCCGTTCAACGAATTTTTTAGCCAGCGCGTCTGGTGAGTGCCTGTTAAAACCCCGGCAACTTGCTCGATATCCACGCGATGGCGCGCTGTTTCTCTAACCAGCGCGATTTCAATTTCCCAGGCACCCGACACATCAACGGGTTCTCGCACCTTTTCTTTTGAGGGCAAGGGCGCGTGGGATAATGCATCGCGAATGTGTATGCCAACAATATCTGCTTCCCCAGGTTGTAGCGAAAACGGCAAAATAAAAATAGACGTATCCGTTGCCCCTCGATCATCCAGCATAATGCGTGGATCACCGCACAAAAGTTGTTCGCGCAATTCAAGACCTGTCAGACCAATGCGATCTCCATCCCAACGGATTTCCAACCTGGGAACATCCGACTGATCAGACGCGAGAATTTCAGCCTCTACACCCGGTACACGCGTTACCTGCCGGGCAATCGTCTCGAGATCGGCAATCCAGCCCTCGTATTCCGACTCGGGGTCGCGTTTTGCCAGGAGATATTCCACTGCTGCTAAAATGCCCATAACCTCCTCTTTCCCTATCTTCATCGCGCGCCCAAGCGTGTGATGCGGTGCAGCGTGTACCCAGGCGGCCTCGACGAGGTCGCGATCGCCTAATAACAACCCCGTAGGTTGGGGTCCGCGCAGGTATTTACCTCCACTATAAGCGACCAAATTCGCCCCGCGACTGGTATATGGTTCAGGAGATTGGAGATGCTCCGACGCCGCATCGACCAGCACGGGGATACCTCTCGGACGCGCCATGTCAACAATCGCTTCAAGCGTCATATCCGCCTCCCAGGTCCCCAGCAAGGCGATCATAGCCACCTGTTCCCGATTGAGCACCGCATCCATTTCTCTGAGATTATCCACCTCCACGATTGTCACACCCACCGAACGAATGGCGTGATCATAGGTAAAACGACTTTCTCTGGGCATGACGACCTCGCGCTTCATTCCACTCGTATCGGGTAACCGAAACATCAACTCGGGATCACCACCTGTCACACAGGCCGCTGTTGCGTGACACAGGCATGCCGCCGCGCCAGAGGCCACCATCCCCCACTCCGCTCCCGTGAGCATAGATAAACGCTTACCCATCCCCGCCATGAGTTCGTCCATATTGACAAAAAAATGCGAAGCAGCCATCATCGCTTCGCGCACCTGCGGCAACATCAGCGTCCCCCCGTGAATCGTTCGCGTACCACAGCAATTGATAAATGAACGCACGCCAATCAGTGAATAGGGATCATGCATTGTCGATCTCCTCGCGTTTACCTTATGACTTCCAAATTGCATCAACTGGAAAGTCATGATAAATTGTGACTAACTGTTGTTTTCATCTATTTTTATCTGCGTACATCTGCGGATAATTATTTTCATCTGCGGATTTCTTCACCATCAGGAGGCAAGCATGGCATACATCAAAAACTGGCGAGACCAGCAACCCGAAGTGGCGCACCTGAGCGCGATTCGCTGGCCGGGGCTAAGACAGAGAAATGCGACACCCAAACACGGTGAAGACGACTCACCGCAGTTGCACAATATTCAGGGCATTGTCAAACACGGACTTCAAGGGCGCAAAACCTCCGACCACCACAAACACCCGCAAACCGAACAGGCGTATTATATCATCAGCGGCAGCGGCGAAGTCCTCGTAGGAGAAGACCGCTTTTCCGTACGCCCTGGCGACGCCGTGTATTTGCCCGCGGATATTTACCATCAGATGTTCAACGACATGAATGACGAATGGCTCGAACACCTCGTCCTCAGCAAAAATATCGACACCGAACCCGGAGGCGAATGTGTGATCCGCAACTGGGAAGACGTTTTACCCGTAAGCGATGGCGCAGGCGCGATTCGCTGGCATCAACTCGGCCCTGTCGGCGAAGAAAACACGGGATGCTTAAAATCCATTGCCTTCATCGACCGCGAAGCTGTACAACCCGGCCAACAGAGCATTGCGCGATGTTATGACGACATAGAACTCGGCTTCTGGATTCTCGAAAACAAGGGCATCCTCGTCACATCCGATGGCGAACAGCACATCACAGAAGGCGATGTGGTTCACGTACCCCCCGGCATATCCTATCACATCAAAAATCCCCACAGCGAATGGTTTAGCTATATGATTATCGCCGCATAAAAAGAAATGATAAATATAAAAAGGCCCCGTCCGAGATCGTGCAAGCGATTTTAGACGGGGCTTCTTTCAGTTGTCAGAAGCGAATCAATGTCACCCCGTATGATTAAAAGTTTTGGTGGATAATTTCGGAATAAAGCCTTAAATTTTGCAAATTAGTCTCTAATACAATATACGTGGAGATTCCTTATTGCATGTCCAAATACCGAGAATACATGGCACAGATTCTAAATCATCCCATTCTTAAAAAAAGTCCCATTGCCCAGGTAGCACTCTATCTCGCGACCCTCTTTGTCGGCCTCTATATCTGCACAAAAGCGGCAATCTGGCTCGATGGAGCTATCACCGGGCTACAAGGTGGGCAAGTTCTTCAGGGGGGAACTTTTTGGAAGGCACTTACCGTCACATTCCAACAACCCGACAAACCCGAACAAAAAATTGCAGTCACGAATATCCGTTTCAAGAATGTAGATCGCTTTTTACCCATCGCCGTAATCGTACACACACAGGGGCGTGATTCGACCTATCACGCTGGTACGCAACGCGAATGGATCGCAATACCCGACCTGTCCGTCGATAGCCTCGTCATTCGCACGCGCAATGCCAGCCACAGCGCAGTGATCGACGATTTGAGCTTTCAGTACAACAACCGGACCTATGCGATGGACTTTGACCAGACAGCCGCTGGTCCCATTGCGCCCAATACGCAAATGGTCGAATACAAGTTTGAGGACATTCAAATCGCGTTTGCAGCCGACAATGCCGTGCCTACAGTCGTTCGGGGTGGTGATTTGGCCGAATCCATCGGACGCTATATCTCCAACATCAGCGGTCCTCTTTCTACGGTTTTGATCCTGCTCCTGATCGCTTTGCCCTTCTATATGGTTGTGCGCTATGCCCAGGTCTTATC contains:
- a CDS encoding MotA/TolQ/ExbB proton channel family protein codes for the protein MSKYREYMAQILNHPILKKSPIAQVALYLATLFVGLYICTKAAIWLDGAITGLQGGQVLQGGTFWKALTVTFQQPDKPEQKIAVTNIRFKNVDRFLPIAVIVHTQGRDSTYHAGTQREWIAIPDLSVDSLVIRTRNASHSAVIDDLSFQYNNRTYAMDFDQTAAGPIAPNTQMVEYKFEDIQIAFAADNAVPTVVRGGDLAESIGRYISNISGPLSTVLILLLIALPFYMVVRYAQVLSHDLSPDRFFTDSDAQVVQQQGINLLWGGQYNADYALSENTELYAILTSVESEIASDQARLVERCTDKIYLLFDEIEDRLSEGFGMLGLLSLSMGLLGTVVGMIDAFKILEDTMKVGEGPAQTQLKMAHYINFALVTTAIGFLGRILSMILIRKTKARSLQYRARMLNLVQHFYQIDTGEREGIGD